The stretch of DNA CACCCATCGATCGACCTGGTGGCCACTCTTCACGTACACGCGACCGTCGTCAGCAGTGAACGATTGCTCGGGCGGCGCGGCATCCGCCGAAGGCGCGATCCACAGTTCGGCAACAACCCGTTCACGATCTTCTACGGGTCGCGCCGTATCCGTCGGATCCGGAATCCGAATCGTGTGCAACGGCGCCCCGGGGATGACGATCAGCGCCACGAACGAGCCGATCATCAGCGCGATGGCGAGGATCGTCACTCGGAGTCCCCGAACCTCCGTCCCACTGAGTCGTTGCGATTCAAGATCCTCGGTGGAGGCGATCGCCGGACCGCCTTCTTCCGGCGACTTGTTCGCCATTCGGCGCTCGACGAAGAATGAAGTCACCGCCCAGCCAGCGAACGTGATGAGAATGGTCGAGGCCATCAGAAAATACCAGTTGCACGGAGGCGAGACGAAGTAGCCCTTATCAACCACCCGGGCGCCTTCCGTCGAGAGACCCGAAAGCATCGGGTCAAGCCCGGTGATGAGCAGATTGGCATTGAAACCAGCGGAGACGCCGGCGAAGACGGCAGCGAGTCCGGCCAGCGGCGAGCGACCCACTGACTTATACAACGCCGCTGCGAGCGGAGGCAGGACGACGTACCCGGCATCCATCGCCATCGAAGACATGACTCCGACGAACACCATCGCCGGCGTGAGCGCCCAGGACGGGACCACGAGCATGAACGCTTTCATCAGTGCGCCCAGCAGCCCCGTCCGCTCCGCTACGCCGATGCCAAGCATTCCGGTGAGGACGATTCCCAGTGGAGCGAAATCCTTGAAGTTCTTCACCATGGTGTTGAAGCACCAGTAGAGACCCTCGCGGCTCAGCAGGTTCCGGCTCTCGATCGGGGACCCCTCCGGCTTCCACTCGACAATGGCCTGACCCGTAACAGGATCCTTCTTGAACTCCATGACCGGCTCGCCGGTCTCGGGATCGCGGATGACTTCGCCGTGGTCGTCAAGCATCTCGACCATGACCGGCTGCGGCCGCATGGGCTGCACCTTCACGTTGGTCTCGGAGAAGATCCACGACAGGAACATCACCAGCGCCGCCCCGAGCAGAAACAGCGTCGCCGGGTCCGGCAATTTGTTGCCGACCCACTCGATGAAATCGAGGATGCCCTTTGATCCGGATCCGTGCCCGCTGGTGCTCGAGGTGGCCATCGCCTCGTCTCCTGTGGTCTGAGCAGACGTGTCTGGGGGAACTGCCGCGTGGTGGTTATAGCGGCCTGACAGGGCCTGCGAAAGCCCGGTGGCGAATCTCCCGCCAATCCGGTCTATGGCTCTCCGACCGCGGTGCGCCAGCCCCGGGCCGGGACCATGAAGCTCGACGTTCGCCGGCGCGGCGAACGGACCGTAGAATTGCGGTCAGGCCGGTCTCTCGCCCCGGCTGTTGGATGGACACCGTGAACCAGACGCTTGCGGGCAGCCCGGCGACGACACTGACGCCCCCGGTTCAAGTCGCGCCGATCCGGTCAATGGGAGAACGCCTCCGCCGCTGGCTCGTCGTTCTCGTCCTTGCCGTCCAGTGCGTTTTTCCGATCTGGCTCAGCCTCAACGACCACCCGCTGTACGCCCCCGACGAGGGGCGCTATGGCTCAGTGAGCGAGACCATGCTCCGGACCGGCAACTGGCTCGTGCCGATGATCGACGGGCATCCGCACCTGACCAAGCCGCCGCTGGTGTACTGGCTGCAGGCGATCGCGCTGACCGCGATCGGCGACGCTGCAGTGCCCGAGCCCCACGGCCGAGGTGAGGATGAACTCGCGCTGCGCCTGCCCTCGGTCCTCGCCGCGACGTTGATCGTGCTGATCACCTTTGGGCTTGGCGCCAAGTGGGGCGGGGCGCGGCGCGGCCTCATTGCCGCCGGGTTGCTTTCACTCATGCCGCTGCACGTGGCCGTCGGCCGGCTGGCGATCACCGATTCGGTGCTGTCGCTGTTCTGGACCGCCGCGCTCGCCGCGGGGTTCATGGCGGTCGATCGCGGCGGCGACTCCACCCGCCGCGCCTGGCCGTGGGCCGGCGCGATGTGGCTGGCCGTGGCGCTGGGCCTGCTCGCCAAGGGGCCGTTGGCGCTGGCGCCCGTTGCGGTGCTGCTTATCTGGCTGGCGCTCACCGGCCGGTGGACCCACGCGAGGCGGCTGCACCTTTGGGGCGCGCTGCTGGCGTGCCTGCCCGTGGGCGTCTGGGCCTGGCAGATCGTGCAGAGCCAGCCCGAGGCGCTCGCCGTCTGGCGCTACGAAATGCTCAATCGAGCGACAGGCAGCGGCGAGCACCCCGAGCCGTTCTGGTTCTACCTGCCGATCGTCATCTGCGGGCTGTTTCCCGCCACGGCCACGCTAAGCCTGCCGGGCATTGAATACTCCTGGCGCGCCGGCTGGAAGTGTTGTCGCACCCCCGGCATGGGCAGCCTGATGGCCATGGCCGTCGTGGCGCCACTCATCGGCTTCACCTTCATGAGCGGCAAACTTGCCACGTACCTCCTGCCCCTGGCGCCGCCCCTGGCGCTGCTCGCGGCCGGCGTATTGGAAGATCGGCTCATGTCCGCACGTGGCGACGCCCAGCAGGCAAAAAAGGCGCTTCAGTCGATCGCCACCGTCTGCATCAGTTCAGCGATCGTCCTCGTGATCATGCTCGTCGGCGTCGCGCGGCTCACGCTCCAGGTCTTCTGGGTCGCCGTTCTCGTATCGCTGCTCCCGCTGACGGCGCTGATGATCTGGCGCCTCTGGCCGCTCATCCGCGGCGACCTCCAGCGCTCGATGGCCGCCCTGGCGTTGCTGTGGGCTGCGGCGGCGACCGCGTGGTTCGGCGCCTTTGAATTCGAAGATTCCCTCACGACGGTCTACGGCACCGAGCAACTCATCGAACTCGTGCACGAGCAGCCCGGCCTGCAGGACCCACTCATCGCCACCCTCGGCTACGACGATCCGACGCTGTTCCGCTACGTCCACGATCCCGCCATGGCACTCAAGAATTCGCAGATTGAACAGTGGATCGATTCACTCTCGACGGATGATCGCCGCCGCGCCGTGCTGCTGGCCAAGGAAGACATTTGGCGTCAGATCATGGCGCGCCGCCCGCAGGTGTCGGACCTCTTTGCCGATGTCGGCAAGGGCACCTACCGCTTCAACACGAGCGTGATCGTCCTGCGCCTCCATCAGCAGTAACATCGGCGCTACGTCGCGGGGGTGGCCCTGACAGTCGCGCCGCAGGCCTCCGGTTCGCACAGGACCACCTGGCTCTTGCCGCCGCGCTTGGCGACGTAGAGCATTTCGTCGGCGATGCGGATGAGTTCCTCGCCCGAGGCCGCGCGGCTGGTGCGGGCGCAGGAGATGCCCATTGACATCGCCAGCGGCGTCGGAGTGCAGACGGTGCGTTTCACTGCGTCTTCGAAGTCTTCCTTGATGCGCCGCGCGAGGTTGACGGCCGTCGCGGCGTCGGTTCGCGGGAGAATGACGACGAACTCGTCTCCGCCGTAGCGCGCCGCGAGGTCGGACTCGCGCCGGTTGGCGAGGATGACTTTGCCCGCCAGTCGCAGCATGTCGTCGCCGTGCTGGTGGCCGAGCGTGTCATTGAGCGTCTTGAAGCCGTCGAGGTCGACCATGATGCACGCGAGATCGCCCGCGTGGCGCATGGTTTCGGCAAAGAGGCGAGGCAGGTCTTCGTTGAGGTGCCGGCGATTGGACAGGCCGGTGAGCGCGTCCGTCAGCGCCATCTCTTCGAGCCGCGCCACCATCGATGTAAGTTGCGAGTGGCTCCGGCGCACCTGTTCGAGCGAAAGTTCCAGTTCGCGCTGCAGGCGCACGTTCTCCTGCTTGGTCCGCCAGCGCGAAAGGTTCTTCTCAACCATGAGCGGCAGGATTGAGAGAAACTCTCCGGCCTTGACGACGTAGTCATACGCGCCTTCGCGCAGTGCCTGCAGCGCGGTGCGATGGTCCGACTCGCCGGTGACCATGATTACCGGCAGCATCGGCTGCTTGGCGAGGAACTGCTGCAGCGCCGTGAGGCCCGTGCCGTCGGGCAGGTTGTAATCGCACAAGGCGAGATCGACTGAAGAGAGGTCGCCGCCGAGGGCTTGCGCAATGCTCGAATACACCCGAACGCAGTCGCATTCGAAGTGATCCTGCAGCACATCCCGGATGAGCGACGCGGTGTCCGGGTCGTCTTCGAGAACGAGCAGTCGTGGTGGCTGTGTCCGCTGCGTCATGAGCGCGTCATTCTCCAATGACCATGGTCTCGGGCGATCCTCGCCCCCGTGGTGAATCGGCTCAGGCCGCGGAAGTGGCCCGGGGCAACTGGCGATGCACCGTCGTCCAATAGACTGCCGCCGCCTCGATCCGGCGCAGCATGTCCTGCGTGTCCTGAACCTTGCACGTGTAACTGCTCGCGCCGTTGCTCAGGGCGCGGCGTTCGGATTCATCATCATCCACGCCTGTCATGACCACCACCGGCAGATCGCGCAAGCGCTGGTCCGCCCGCACCCGAATGAGCACTTCGTGCCCGTCGGCGCCGGGCATCTCGAGGTCGAGCAGCACGAGGTCCGGCCGCGGAGAAGACTGATCCGAGCAGATCTGCTGCAGAAAGCGAATGCCGTCGCACCCGTCCACGCACTCGAAAACCTTAATCGGGCGGCCGAGCGACTCGATCGCGTCGCGCACGAGCATCCGATAGTCGGGGTCGTCATCGACGAGCAGGATGATCGCTTCACTCACGTTGTCGCCTCGCGTTCTGGTTGACATCTGGCTGAACTCCTGGCCTTGTTCATTCGACGCGTTCCGGGGGCTCCGTGCAGTCGGTTACGCCGCCGACCGGCTCACGGGCTCGCCGAGATCGGCAGAGACGATACGGCTCGCCGGAATTGACACTTTGAACGTGCTTCCCACATCCACTTCGCTTTGCAGCGTTATTTCGCCGCCCCAGTGCTCCACCACCGCCCGCACGCTGGCCAGTCCGATACCTCGTCCCGGCACCCCGGCTGTGCCAGCCTCCGACCCGCGGCGGAAGACCTGAAAGACCCGCTGCTGGTCGGACGCCGCAATGCCCGGCCCGGTGTCCGCCACCGACACGTGCAGCGTCCGCTTCTCGATCGCGTGCGAAATCGTGATGCGCCGCGTGGGGCGCTGGCCCATGTACTTGGCCGCGTTGTCGATGAGGTTCAGGAACACCTGCCGGGCCAGATTTCGCTCGACCTGCACCGTCGGCAGCGCGCTTTCGAGGCGGCACTCGATGCCGCGCTCGCCCAGTTCGTGTTCGAGCGCCTGGATGATCCCGGCGACCAGTTCGTGCAGATCGACCGGCTCGCACTCGCCGGGCCTCGTGCGGATGCGGCTCAGTTCGAGCAGATCGTCGAGCATGGCGGACTCGAGTTGGACGTTGGCGGCGATGCGCTCGAGGCGATGCCTGACTTCCTCGGGCAGCGACTCGCCGAAGCGCCGCTGCAGCATGGCCGTCATCCCGGCGATGTTGCGCAGCGGAGCGTTCAGGTCGTGGCTGACGGTTCGAAGGAACTCGTTCTTAGTCTGGATCTCGAGTTCGAGCCGACGGTTGGCGGAGTTGAGTTCGGCGGTCCGCTGCTCCACCTGCTGTTCGAGCGATTCGTTGGCGC from Phycisphaerales bacterium encodes:
- a CDS encoding HAMP domain-containing histidine kinase — encoded protein: MAERDGDNSNLVPLRHRLQFRVLLLVLAMVVITVGTSNLMLERLIESQLDETLARETVRIGGHLADEFRQPLEHRSASALRDRLDEVAIDSAVAFVQVEDRFGASLSQHVNNEDLYQHYLERFGEHEHAALTQSLPTLLNYAPAPEARVLRTPVFSSTSALGGADLLGHVTFAVIDPVHRATVQRMRALVIGVVCVACLISVPVTALLMRRLTRPLRRIMRAVTLLASGERLPHLPLRRNDELGLLARSVLETAGTLAQARSELIRANESLEQQVEQRTAELNSANRRLELEIQTKNEFLRTVSHDLNAPLRNIAGMTAMLQRRFGESLPEEVRHRLERIAANVQLESAMLDDLLELSRIRTRPGECEPVDLHELVAGIIQALEHELGERGIECRLESALPTVQVERNLARQVFLNLIDNAAKYMGQRPTRRITISHAIEKRTLHVSVADTGPGIAASDQQRVFQVFRRGSEAGTAGVPGRGIGLASVRAVVEHWGGEITLQSEVDVGSTFKVSIPASRIVSADLGEPVSRSAA
- a CDS encoding diguanylate cyclase, which gives rise to MTQRTQPPRLLVLEDDPDTASLIRDVLQDHFECDCVRVYSSIAQALGGDLSSVDLALCDYNLPDGTGLTALQQFLAKQPMLPVIMVTGESDHRTALQALREGAYDYVVKAGEFLSILPLMVEKNLSRWRTKQENVRLQRELELSLEQVRRSHSQLTSMVARLEEMALTDALTGLSNRRHLNEDLPRLFAETMRHAGDLACIMVDLDGFKTLNDTLGHQHGDDMLRLAGKVILANRRESDLAARYGGDEFVVILPRTDAATAVNLARRIKEDFEDAVKRTVCTPTPLAMSMGISCARTSRAASGEELIRIADEMLYVAKRGGKSQVVLCEPEACGATVRATPAT
- a CDS encoding glycosyltransferase family 39 protein; its protein translation is MNQTLAGSPATTLTPPVQVAPIRSMGERLRRWLVVLVLAVQCVFPIWLSLNDHPLYAPDEGRYGSVSETMLRTGNWLVPMIDGHPHLTKPPLVYWLQAIALTAIGDAAVPEPHGRGEDELALRLPSVLAATLIVLITFGLGAKWGGARRGLIAAGLLSLMPLHVAVGRLAITDSVLSLFWTAALAAGFMAVDRGGDSTRRAWPWAGAMWLAVALGLLAKGPLALAPVAVLLIWLALTGRWTHARRLHLWGALLACLPVGVWAWQIVQSQPEALAVWRYEMLNRATGSGEHPEPFWFYLPIVICGLFPATATLSLPGIEYSWRAGWKCCRTPGMGSLMAMAVVAPLIGFTFMSGKLATYLLPLAPPLALLAAGVLEDRLMSARGDAQQAKKALQSIATVCISSAIVLVIMLVGVARLTLQVFWVAVLVSLLPLTALMIWRLWPLIRGDLQRSMAALALLWAAAATAWFGAFEFEDSLTTVYGTEQLIELVHEQPGLQDPLIATLGYDDPTLFRYVHDPAMALKNSQIEQWIDSLSTDDRRRAVLLAKEDIWRQIMARRPQVSDLFADVGKGTYRFNTSVIVLRLHQQ
- a CDS encoding AbgT family transporter yields the protein MATSSTSGHGSGSKGILDFIEWVGNKLPDPATLFLLGAALVMFLSWIFSETNVKVQPMRPQPVMVEMLDDHGEVIRDPETGEPVMEFKKDPVTGQAIVEWKPEGSPIESRNLLSREGLYWCFNTMVKNFKDFAPLGIVLTGMLGIGVAERTGLLGALMKAFMLVVPSWALTPAMVFVGVMSSMAMDAGYVVLPPLAAALYKSVGRSPLAGLAAVFAGVSAGFNANLLITGLDPMLSGLSTEGARVVDKGYFVSPPCNWYFLMASTILITFAGWAVTSFFVERRMANKSPEEGGPAIASTEDLESQRLSGTEVRGLRVTILAIALMIGSFVALIVIPGAPLHTIRIPDPTDTARPVEDRERVVAELWIAPSADAAPPEQSFTADDGRVYVKSGHQVDRWVDVIVPLIFLGFLIPGLTFGITVGTIKSDKDAAKMLIDSMATMGPIIVLAFFAGQFIAYFNQSNLGLMLANKGGAVLGQMNMAPWMLMVVFILVVMFFNLFIGSMSAKYTMFAPIFVPMFMLVGISPELTQAAYRIGDSVTNVITPLNAYLVIILVFMKEYVPKGGMGTLIAAMVPYTIVFTIVWTTLLIIWMQMGWPLGPDAPLWYDVTKGAVAAVGG
- a CDS encoding response regulator, producing the protein MSTRTRGDNVSEAIILLVDDDPDYRMLVRDAIESLGRPIKVFECVDGCDGIRFLQQICSDQSSPRPDLVLLDLEMPGADGHEVLIRVRADQRLRDLPVVVMTGVDDDESERRALSNGASSYTCKVQDTQDMLRRIEAAAVYWTTVHRQLPRATSAA